The following are encoded together in the Pseudoalteromonas shioyasakiensis genome:
- a CDS encoding replication endonuclease, whose product MTALSSTQYAQVFPVNTAIHLTANFDKVHDDIGIHDRVTKSKTGFYFDSQSFRNRIFKTHSNLSHMLSTGYFLAEKFHDLAEADKRLKHADTVLRRGSPVYGYINLSCNDDVLCDISDKKARYCELKISKSGYTFSTYKYLRHFVNSFDIQEPELSAPYCSNYSATSLVGALNRFADPIWWRRKLRKIQAFTIEQLARDLRLVHKKASAYVSQPTIQNRRDRKRKSEQIMSDLFVVPNESNPFEEFETLQSIIERSHTSGKQQAAELMVRIRGFEELADMYGHRGEFYTLSAPSRFHSVHHTGIPNKKYNGSTPQEAQEYFNDIWKRARALFAKQDLRPYGFRVVEPHHDGCPHWHMLLFMEKGEATQVRNILRKLCTQDTPDEFKSKTTRFKAIAINKNKGSAAGYIAKYITKAVTGDCIDKVTCSQAGEINVLPADAAERASTWASTFNIRRFQQIGGPSVSLWRELRRLGQGEQGKCEVANAMKTTLDTVSKYALEKVRQAADSSDWKAFCLAMGGVQVKRKDQTLRLHYQIPDIVDQITGEISRSETQSPYFATKYGDQPANRILGVAWDAVVVITRRGTSQILTETDIKAQRKIMIGVSEQIQGWHDDGRLFEPTKEEMQFLEACVLEDYQNMCLFMDYEALAGNIMSDEIANLDLCH is encoded by the coding sequence TTCCCAGTAAATACTGCAATTCATTTAACTGCTAACTTTGATAAAGTTCATGATGATATTGGTATTCATGACCGTGTTACTAAATCTAAAACAGGGTTTTATTTTGATAGTCAGTCTTTCAGAAATAGAATTTTCAAGACACACTCCAACCTGTCACACATGCTTAGCACCGGTTATTTTCTTGCTGAAAAATTCCATGACTTAGCCGAAGCAGACAAACGTTTAAAACACGCTGATACAGTTTTAAGACGCGGAAGCCCTGTTTATGGGTATATAAATTTATCGTGTAACGATGATGTTCTTTGCGATATTTCAGATAAAAAAGCTCGCTATTGCGAGCTTAAAATAAGCAAATCAGGCTATACATTTTCTACTTATAAATACCTTCGTCACTTTGTAAATTCCTTTGATATTCAAGAGCCTGAATTGTCAGCACCCTATTGCTCTAACTACTCTGCCACCTCATTAGTTGGTGCACTTAACCGTTTTGCAGACCCTATTTGGTGGCGTAGAAAATTACGCAAAATCCAAGCGTTTACTATCGAACAATTAGCCCGTGATTTAAGACTCGTACATAAAAAAGCGAGCGCTTATGTATCACAACCAACTATCCAGAACCGCCGTGATAGAAAACGAAAATCAGAGCAAATCATGTCTGATTTATTTGTTGTTCCTAATGAATCAAATCCATTTGAAGAATTTGAAACACTGCAATCAATCATTGAGCGTTCACATACATCAGGTAAACAACAAGCAGCCGAACTTATGGTTCGTATTCGTGGTTTCGAAGAACTAGCAGACATGTATGGCCATCGTGGTGAGTTTTATACTTTATCAGCGCCTAGTCGTTTTCATTCAGTACACCATACAGGCATACCCAATAAAAAATATAACGGCTCAACACCCCAAGAAGCACAAGAATACTTTAATGATATTTGGAAACGTGCCCGCGCCCTATTCGCTAAGCAAGATTTAAGACCATACGGATTTAGAGTTGTTGAACCACATCATGACGGTTGCCCACACTGGCACATGCTTTTATTCATGGAAAAAGGTGAAGCAACTCAAGTACGTAACATACTTAGAAAGCTTTGTACCCAAGATACACCAGACGAATTTAAATCAAAAACAACCCGCTTTAAAGCAATAGCTATAAACAAAAACAAAGGCTCTGCGGCTGGTTACATTGCTAAATACATTACTAAAGCTGTTACTGGTGATTGCATTGATAAAGTCACTTGCTCTCAAGCTGGTGAAATTAACGTATTACCCGCTGATGCTGCCGAACGTGCATCAACATGGGCAAGCACTTTTAACATTAGACGCTTTCAGCAAATCGGTGGGCCATCTGTCAGTTTATGGCGTGAACTTAGACGACTAGGCCAAGGCGAACAAGGCAAATGCGAGGTTGCAAACGCAATGAAAACCACTCTAGATACCGTATCAAAATATGCCTTAGAAAAGGTTCGCCAAGCTGCAGACTCCTCTGACTGGAAAGCATTTTGTTTAGCAATGGGCGGCGTACAAGTTAAACGTAAAGACCAAACGCTCAGACTGCACTATCAGATACCTGACATTGTTGACCAAATTACAGGCGAGATTAGCCGAAGCGAAACCCAATCGCCCTACTTTGCCACCAAATACGGCGACCAACCAGCCAACCGTATTTTAGGTGTGGCATGGGATGCCGTTGTTGTTATCACTCGTCGCGGTACGTCACAGATTTTGACTGAAACCGACATTAAGGCTCAGCGCAAAATCATGATAGGCGTATCAGAGCAGATTCAAGGTTGGCATGACGACGGTCGTTTATTCGAGCCAACCAAAGAAGAAATGCAATTCCTAGAAGCATGTGTTTTAGAGGACTATCAAAACATGTGTTTGTTCATGGATTACGAAGCACTTGCAGGCAACATTATGAGCGATGAAATCGCGAACTTGGACTTGTGTCATTAA